A genomic stretch from Mya arenaria isolate MELC-2E11 chromosome 10, ASM2691426v1 includes:
- the LOC128205526 gene encoding 60S ribosomal protein L7-like, protein MANTKQPPKVPETLLKRRKQNEERRSKQAKANLLSKKKAQDKKRVIFKRAEKYLKEYRANAKAEVNLSRQARKSGNFYVPAESKLAFVMRIRGINGVHPRPRKIMQLLRLRQINNGVFVKLNKATIMMLRIAEPFITWGYPNLKSVRELIYKRGYGKVAVRRIPLTDNAIIEKVLGKKGIICMEDLIHEICTVGPNFKAASNFLWPFKLNTPNGGWRRKYNHFNDGGDCGLRETQINPLLRHMV, encoded by the exons ATGGCGAATAC TAAACAGCCTCCGAAGGTGCCCGAGACACTCCTGAAAAGGAGGAAACAGAATGAGGAGAGGCGATCAAAGCAAGCAAAGGCCAACCTCCTCTctaaaaag AAAGCCCAGGACAAGAAGCGAGTGATATTCAAGCGTGCTGAGAAATACCTTAAGGAATACCGAGCCAACGCCAAGGCAGAAGTGAACCTCTCGCGCCAGGCTAGAAAGTCCGGGAACTTCTATGTGCCAGCTGAGTCCAAACTAGCCTTTGTCATGAGAATCAGAGG TATCAACGGTGTGCACCCCCGCCCAAGGAAGATTATGCAGCTCCTTAGACTGCGACAGATCAACAACGGGGTGTTTGTAAAGCTTAACAAGGCAACCATCATGATGCTTAGAATTGCTGAACCATTCATCACCTGGGG GTACCCCAACTTGAAGAGCGTCCGAGAGCTCATCTACAAGCGTGGGTATGGCAAGGTGGCCGTCCGCAGAATCCCTCTCACTGACAATGCCATCATTGAGAAAGTCCTAG GCAAAAAAGGCATCATCTGCATGGAAGACCTGATCCATGAGATCTGCACAGTTGGGCCCAATTTCAAGGCCGCCTCCAACTTCCTGTGGCCCTTCAAGCTGAACACACCAAACGGTGGCTGGCGCAGGAAGTACAACCACTTCAACGACGGTGGTGACTGCGGACTCCGGGAAACACAGATCAACCCGTTGTTGAGACACATGGtgtaa